The following are encoded together in the bacterium genome:
- a CDS encoding polyhydroxyalkanoate synthesis regulator DNA-binding domain-containing protein — protein sequence MPRLVKRYSNRKLYDTSESRYVTLDEIARWVKAGEEVKILENESGEDLTAVTFAQIILEEERKKTGLLSLRVMRDLIQHGEAALQGIAGAVDRGIEVIRAAAPQRTGQLGQVAERLGALQKQVDDVVRSSIERVTTHPTFQQELRRIERTARALEARIARLRPWNEGDEQPPHNGDRP from the coding sequence ATGCCCCGACTCGTGAAGCGCTACAGCAACCGGAAGCTGTACGACACGAGCGAGAGCCGTTACGTCACCCTCGACGAGATCGCCCGCTGGGTGAAGGCCGGCGAAGAGGTCAAGATCCTCGAGAACGAGAGCGGCGAAGACCTCACCGCCGTCACGTTCGCGCAGATCATCCTCGAAGAGGAGCGCAAGAAGACGGGTCTCCTCTCGCTGCGCGTCATGCGTGACCTCATCCAGCACGGCGAAGCCGCGCTCCAGGGCATCGCCGGTGCCGTCGACCGTGGCATCGAGGTGATCCGCGCGGCGGCGCCGCAGCGCACCGGCCAGCTGGGACAGGTCGCCGAGCGCCTCGGCGCGCTCCAGAAGCAGGTCGACGACGTCGTCCGGTCGTCGATCGAGCGGGTGACGACCCACCCGACGTTCCAGCAGGAGCTGCGCCGCATCGAGCGCACCGCGCGTGCGCTCGAGGCCCGGATCGCGCGCCTGCGTCCCTGGAACGAAGGCGACGAGCAGCCGCCCCACAACGGCGACCGTCCCTGA
- a CDS encoding M1 family peptidase, with amino-acid sequence MIRRLALLLALLATPAAAAPRIDVQADVDPAARRIEGTVRLTATGPAPTRLTIPAAVSVDAVTRDGAVLDVEPAAGATLTIPVPAGTHSLVVRYRTALGTLKGADGDAPVAGPTDAYLPPGTWHPLPDAPFAWRLSATVPAPLRAVAPGRLDDHATRDGRDATVFTSEHPGDDLALFVGPYVVAARRHGAIVLRTWLHPEVAGVADTYLAKVAGYLDLYGGWIGSYPYRRFDVVSGPLPLGLGFPGLTYLGVRVIGLPFIPDTSLGHEVLHAWWGNGVRVGDGGNWAEGLTTFMADYTFVERQGAAAARDLRLRWLRELAILPAADDRPLRDFRGRRHTASQATGYHKAAFVFAMLRDTIGADAFADGIRRFWTVHRFGAATWHDLAAAFGAAAGMPLGDFFAQWVDRPGAPTLAARDVRRTPDGVALTLGQTPPPYALGVPLAVETDTGAASRLARVDGEHTPVAIPTAASARRVVLDPALRLYRHLPADAVPPVLRAVAFDPAAAAVVVGDATARDAAVAVARALLEREASPVATLPAGPALLVGDTAAITRTLAVAGLPPIPKEVAGRGSARAFTLRRANGAPLAVVAGDDAAALAAAARVLPHLGAQSWVVLDGGRSTDRGVWPAGDGSPAVAVP; translated from the coding sequence CCCGCGACGGCGCCGTGCTCGACGTCGAGCCGGCCGCCGGCGCAACGCTCACGATCCCCGTTCCCGCCGGGACGCATTCGCTCGTCGTCCGCTACCGCACGGCGCTGGGCACGCTCAAGGGTGCCGACGGCGACGCGCCGGTCGCCGGACCGACCGACGCCTACCTGCCGCCGGGTACGTGGCATCCGCTGCCCGACGCGCCCTTCGCCTGGCGCCTCTCGGCGACGGTGCCCGCACCCCTGCGTGCCGTCGCCCCGGGCCGCCTGGACGATCACGCGACACGCGACGGCCGCGACGCCACGGTCTTCACCAGCGAGCACCCGGGCGACGACCTCGCGCTGTTCGTCGGCCCCTACGTCGTCGCCGCGCGCCGGCACGGCGCGATCGTGCTGCGAACCTGGCTCCATCCGGAGGTCGCGGGCGTCGCCGACACGTACCTCGCCAAGGTCGCCGGCTATCTCGACCTCTACGGCGGCTGGATCGGCTCCTATCCCTATCGTCGGTTCGACGTCGTCTCCGGACCGCTGCCGCTCGGCCTCGGCTTTCCCGGTCTCACGTATCTCGGCGTGCGCGTGATCGGCCTCCCCTTCATCCCCGACACATCGCTCGGGCACGAGGTGCTGCACGCCTGGTGGGGCAACGGGGTGCGCGTCGGCGACGGCGGCAACTGGGCCGAGGGGCTCACGACGTTCATGGCCGATTACACCTTCGTCGAGCGCCAGGGCGCCGCCGCGGCGCGCGACCTGCGCCTGCGCTGGCTGCGCGAGCTCGCGATCCTGCCCGCCGCCGACGATCGCCCGCTGCGCGACTTTCGCGGCCGCCGGCACACGGCGTCGCAGGCGACCGGCTACCACAAGGCCGCGTTCGTCTTCGCCATGCTGCGCGACACGATCGGCGCCGACGCGTTCGCCGACGGCATCCGCCGTTTCTGGACCGTCCACCGCTTCGGCGCGGCGACGTGGCACGACCTCGCGGCCGCGTTCGGCGCCGCCGCCGGCATGCCGCTGGGCGACTTCTTCGCGCAGTGGGTGGACCGGCCCGGGGCGCCGACGCTCGCCGCGCGCGACGTGCGACGCACGCCGGACGGCGTCGCGCTCACGCTCGGGCAGACCCCGCCGCCGTACGCGCTCGGAGTTCCGCTCGCCGTCGAGACGGACACCGGCGCGGCCTCGCGTCTCGCCCGCGTCGACGGCGAGCACACGCCGGTCGCGATCCCCACCGCGGCAAGCGCGCGCCGGGTGGTCCTGGATCCCGCGCTGCGCCTGTACCGCCATCTCCCCGCCGACGCCGTGCCGCCCGTGCTGCGCGCGGTCGCGTTCGACCCGGCGGCGGCGGCCGTCGTGGTCGGCGACGCCACCGCGCGTGACGCCGCGGTCGCCGTGGCACGCGCCCTCCTCGAGCGCGAGGCGTCGCCCGTCGCCACGCTGCCGGCGGGTCCCGCGCTCCTCGTCGGCGACACCGCCGCGATCACCAGGACGCTCGCGGTCGCAGGCCTCCCGCCGATCCCGAAGGAGGTCGCGGGCCGCGGCAGCGCGCGCGCCTTCACGCTGCGACGCGCGAACGGCGCGCCGCTCGCGGTCGTCGCGGGCGACGATGCCGCCGCGCTCGCCGCCGCCGCACGCGTGCTGCCGCACCTGGGCGCGCAGAGCTGGGTGGTGCTGGACGGCGGCCGCAGCACGGACCGCGGCGTGTGGCCGGCGGGCGACGGCAGCCCCGCCGTCGCCGTACCGTGA
- the pyrF gene encoding orotidine-5'-phosphate decarboxylase, whose amino-acid sequence MRRGEGPHGEGGDRGAGGRGGGARRRDGGTPVSGPRTPDGIRTRLIFALDVERLDEAERLVDLLAPEIAVFKVGKQLFLHSGPEVVRMIHRRGREVFLDLKFHDIPHTVAKAGVEAARLGVRFFDLHASGSLEMMERTAAEVARVCRREGLRRPRILAVTVLTSLGKRDLKLVGVADEVDSQVVRLARLAHRAGMDGVVASPLEIAQIRKKCGPSFLIVTPGVRPPSAEKADQKRVMAPGEAMHAGADYLVIGRPVRDAPDPLATAREIVADMARGFLTARARSGARA is encoded by the coding sequence ATGCGTCGAGGTGAAGGCCCGCACGGCGAAGGAGGCGACCGAGGTGCCGGTGGGCGAGGCGGCGGCGCACGTCGCCGCGATGGTGGGACCCCGGTGAGCGGGCCGCGGACTCCCGACGGCATCCGCACCCGCCTCATCTTCGCGCTCGACGTCGAGCGGCTCGACGAAGCCGAGCGCCTGGTCGACCTGCTCGCGCCCGAGATCGCCGTCTTCAAGGTCGGCAAGCAGCTGTTCCTGCACTCCGGCCCAGAAGTCGTGCGCATGATCCACCGCCGCGGCCGCGAGGTCTTCCTCGATCTCAAGTTCCACGACATCCCGCACACGGTCGCGAAGGCCGGCGTCGAGGCGGCGCGGCTCGGCGTGCGCTTCTTCGACCTGCACGCCTCGGGCAGCCTCGAGATGATGGAGCGCACCGCCGCCGAGGTGGCGCGCGTGTGCCGCCGCGAGGGGCTGCGCCGCCCGCGCATCCTCGCGGTCACGGTGCTGACCAGCCTCGGCAAGCGCGACCTCAAGCTGGTCGGCGTCGCCGACGAGGTCGACAGCCAGGTCGTGCGCCTCGCCCGTCTCGCGCACCGCGCCGGCATGGACGGTGTGGTCGCGTCGCCGCTCGAGATCGCGCAGATCCGGAAGAAGTGCGGCCCGTCGTTCCTCATCGTGACGCCGGGCGTGCGGCCGCCGTCGGCGGAGAAGGCCGACCAGAAGCGGGTCATGGCGCCGGGCGAGGCGATGCACGCCGGCGCCGACTACCTCGTCATCGGCCGGCCGGTGCGCGACGCGCCCGATCCGCTCGCGACGGCGCGCGAGATCGTCGCCGACATGGCCCGCGGCTTCCTCACGGCGCGTGCCCGCAGCGGCGCGCGCGCCTAG
- a CDS encoding universal stress protein translates to MIKTILVALDGSQHAEGAFEYSAWLAERLKARLLGLHVIDIVSIEGSFLHDVSGSLGFEPYLDFSSKMREALRERGQVLLDTFTTRCTERGLAHETAMPMGIVANEICDQARTADLVVLGHRGVNEQFSTGLLGGATESVARKSPKPVLVSPAQFRPITRPLLAYDGSPRASAAMHAAGEVASSLGLPLTVIHVGRDDASADGDRALDEAKRYLAPYELDVTYRRLSGPPHQRIVDVLRDGGFDLLFIGAYGHSRIIEMVLGSTTEFVLRNSTCPVFLAR, encoded by the coding sequence GTGATCAAGACGATCCTGGTCGCGCTGGACGGCTCGCAGCACGCCGAAGGGGCGTTCGAGTACTCCGCCTGGCTCGCCGAGCGCCTGAAGGCGCGGCTGCTCGGGCTGCACGTCATCGACATCGTCTCGATCGAGGGCTCGTTCCTGCACGACGTCTCGGGGTCGCTCGGCTTCGAGCCCTATCTCGACTTCTCCTCGAAGATGCGCGAGGCGCTGCGCGAGCGCGGCCAGGTCCTGCTCGACACGTTCACCACCCGCTGCACGGAGCGCGGGCTCGCCCACGAGACCGCCATGCCGATGGGCATCGTCGCCAACGAGATCTGCGATCAGGCCCGTACCGCCGACCTCGTCGTGCTCGGGCATCGCGGCGTCAACGAGCAGTTCTCGACCGGGCTCCTCGGCGGCGCGACGGAGTCGGTGGCGCGCAAGTCGCCCAAGCCCGTCCTGGTCTCGCCCGCGCAGTTCCGCCCCATCACGCGCCCCCTGCTCGCCTACGACGGCTCGCCACGCGCCAGCGCCGCGATGCACGCGGCCGGCGAGGTCGCGTCCAGCCTGGGGCTGCCGCTCACCGTGATCCACGTGGGGCGCGACGACGCCTCGGCCGACGGCGACCGCGCGCTCGACGAGGCGAAGCGCTACCTGGCGCCGTACGAGCTCGACGTCACCTACCGCCGGCTCTCGGGCCCGCCGCACCAGCGCATCGTCGACGTCCTGCGCGACGGCGGCTTCGACCTCCTCTTCATCGGCGCGTACGGCCACTCCCGCATCATCGAGATGGTCCTCGGCAGCACGACCGAGTTCGTGCTGCGCAACAGTACGTGCCCGGTCTTCCTGGCGCGGTAG
- a CDS encoding CoA transferase yields the protein MPGRAREGRRTQAVTPTDARPLAGIVVVDLTRVLAGPYATMVLANLGARVVKVERPRRGDDARDIGPFVGGKSLYFSALNCDKESIALDLKAAADRVVFERLLGRADVLVENFRPGTLERLGFGPDVLAARWPRLVYAATSGFGHTGPLAHRPAYDMVVQAMGGVMSLTGHPGGPPARVGVSIGDITAGLFLALGIQAALWRRRETGRGTMVDVAMLDCQLAILENALTTHLVTGAIPGPLGTRHPNIAPFQAFEAGDGRPFVVCAGHDEVFARLCDAVGRRDLLADPRFGTAEDRRVHVEGLAATLGAVFATRPAAEWLERLEAAGVPCAPVNTVADVVREPQVAARHMVLDVADPQIGALRVAGNPIKLGDVPERTERRPPPELDRDRAAILAWLDGDV from the coding sequence ATGCCTGGCCGAGCACGAGAAGGCCGCCGCACCCAAGCCGTGACCCCCACCGACGCGCGCCCGCTCGCCGGCATCGTCGTCGTCGACCTGACACGCGTGCTCGCCGGCCCCTACGCGACGATGGTGCTCGCCAACCTCGGGGCCCGCGTCGTCAAGGTCGAGCGCCCGCGCCGCGGCGACGACGCCCGCGACATCGGCCCGTTCGTCGGCGGCAAGAGCCTCTACTTCTCGGCGCTCAACTGCGACAAGGAATCGATCGCGCTCGACCTGAAGGCCGCCGCCGACCGCGTCGTCTTCGAGCGGCTGCTCGGCCGCGCCGACGTGCTGGTCGAGAACTTCCGTCCCGGGACGCTGGAGCGGCTGGGCTTCGGGCCGGACGTGCTCGCGGCGCGCTGGCCGCGCCTCGTCTACGCGGCGACGTCGGGCTTCGGGCACACGGGTCCGCTGGCGCACCGGCCGGCGTACGACATGGTCGTGCAGGCGATGGGCGGCGTCATGAGCCTCACGGGCCATCCCGGCGGACCGCCGGCGCGCGTCGGGGTGTCGATCGGCGACATCACCGCCGGCCTGTTCCTGGCGCTCGGCATCCAGGCGGCGCTCTGGCGCCGGCGCGAGACGGGGCGCGGCACGATGGTCGACGTCGCCATGCTCGATTGCCAGCTCGCCATCCTCGAGAACGCGCTGACGACCCACCTCGTCACCGGCGCGATCCCCGGGCCGCTCGGTACGCGGCATCCGAACATCGCGCCGTTCCAGGCCTTCGAGGCCGGCGACGGCCGGCCGTTCGTCGTCTGCGCGGGGCACGACGAGGTCTTCGCGCGTCTGTGCGACGCGGTCGGCCGGCGCGACCTGCTCGCCGACCCCCGCTTCGGCACCGCCGAGGACCGGCGCGTCCACGTCGAGGGCCTCGCCGCGACGCTCGGGGCGGTCTTCGCCACGCGGCCGGCTGCCGAGTGGCTGGAGCGGCTGGAGGCGGCCGGGGTCCCGTGCGCGCCCGTCAACACCGTCGCCGACGTCGTGCGCGAGCCCCAGGTCGCGGCCCGCCACATGGTCCTCGACGTCGCCGACCCGCAGATCGGCGCGCTGCGGGTCGCGGGCAACCCGATCAAGCTGGGCGACGTGCCCGAGCGGACCGAGCGCCGTCCGCCGCCCGAGCTCGACCGCGACCGCGCCGCCATCCTCGCCTGGCTCGACGGCGACGTCTGA
- a CDS encoding transcriptional repressor, translating into MQDFEQALRERGLKSTSQRDDIAKIFFQTEKHLSVEELHAAVKKVNPRVGYATVYRTLKLLKECGLADERHFDDGQARYEPAAAEHQHHDHIICERCGKIVEFNSEELEKLQDRIARFLGFVVSRHRMELYGICAECREGRRGVVPARTKSGVHQV; encoded by the coding sequence ATGCAGGATTTCGAGCAGGCGCTCCGCGAGCGTGGGCTCAAGTCCACCTCGCAGCGCGACGACATCGCCAAGATCTTCTTCCAGACCGAGAAGCACCTCTCGGTCGAGGAGCTGCACGCCGCGGTGAAGAAGGTGAATCCGCGCGTCGGCTACGCCACCGTCTACCGCACCCTGAAGCTCCTCAAGGAGTGCGGGCTCGCCGACGAGCGACACTTCGACGACGGCCAGGCGCGCTACGAGCCGGCCGCCGCCGAGCACCAGCACCACGACCACATCATCTGCGAGCGCTGCGGCAAGATCGTCGAGTTCAACAGCGAGGAGCTCGAGAAGCTCCAGGACCGCATCGCGCGCTTCCTCGGCTTCGTGGTGAGCCGCCACCGCATGGAGCTGTACGGCATCTGCGCCGAGTGCCGTGAAGGCCGGCGCGGCGTTGTGCCCGCCCGCACGAAGTCCGGCGTCCACCAGGTCTGA
- a CDS encoding carboxymuconolactone decarboxylase family protein, whose protein sequence is MQFHDVDVKTVFRRMRELVPDAYRAWLEFDGKAFADGALPKKTKELIALGIAQITQCPWCIDAHVKKAAAAGCAPAEIAETIFVAMAMASGAAWSHGGLALQCLAEHEKAAAPKP, encoded by the coding sequence CGTCGACGTGAAGACCGTGTTCCGGCGCATGCGCGAGCTGGTGCCCGACGCCTACCGCGCCTGGCTCGAGTTCGACGGCAAGGCGTTCGCCGACGGCGCGCTGCCGAAGAAGACGAAGGAGCTGATCGCGCTCGGGATCGCGCAGATCACGCAGTGCCCGTGGTGCATCGACGCGCACGTGAAGAAGGCGGCCGCCGCCGGCTGCGCGCCCGCCGAGATCGCCGAGACCATCTTCGTCGCGATGGCGATGGCCTCCGGCGCCGCCTGGAGCCACGGCGGGCTCGCGCTCCAATGCCTGGCCGAGCACGAGAAGGCCGCCGCACCCAAGCCGTGA
- a CDS encoding proline--tRNA ligase: protein MRTSRLFAPTLRDDPADAEVVSHKLLVRAGMIRQVARGIYDFLPLGLRAVRRVESIVRDEMDRAGAQELLMPAVIPAELWQESGRWDLYGKELLRLRDRHDRDFCFGPTHEEVVTDLVRREVRSYRDLPKNLYQIQVKFRDEVRPRFGLMRGREFIMKDAYSFHTDVEDAQREYRVMYDAYTRIFERCGLTFRAVEAGSGAIGGSQTHEFQVLAESGEDAIVSCEQCGYAANVEKAEVRPLPPPAAAGGAREQVATPGKRTVAEVSAFLDVPAERFVKTLIYVAPDGATVAALVRGDHEVSETKLGAVLGGTFALADEETVRRVTGAAVGFAGPVGLRTGTIVADASLHGMRGAVTGANADEAHFIGVEQARDFPSVIFADLRQARAGDSCPRCDAGVYAAHRGIEVGQVFYLGTKYSKAMGASYLDAKGAEHAIEMGCYGIGITRTVAAAIEQNHDAAGIVWPAALAPYGALVVPVQASDATLREAAERIGAELEAAGVDTLLDDRDERPGVKFKDADLIGLPVRVTVGARSLQKGCVEVKARTAKEATEVPVGEAAAHVAAMVGPR, encoded by the coding sequence ATGCGCACGAGCCGCCTCTTCGCCCCCACCCTCCGCGACGACCCGGCCGATGCCGAGGTGGTGAGCCACAAGCTGCTCGTGCGCGCCGGCATGATCCGCCAGGTGGCGCGCGGCATCTACGACTTCCTGCCGCTCGGCCTGCGCGCCGTCCGCCGCGTCGAGAGCATCGTGCGCGACGAGATGGACCGCGCCGGCGCCCAGGAGCTGCTGATGCCGGCCGTCATTCCGGCCGAGCTGTGGCAGGAGAGCGGGCGCTGGGACCTCTACGGCAAGGAGCTGCTGCGCCTGCGCGACCGCCACGATCGCGACTTCTGCTTCGGTCCCACCCACGAGGAGGTCGTCACCGACCTCGTCCGTCGCGAGGTGCGCTCGTACCGCGACCTGCCGAAGAATCTCTACCAGATCCAGGTGAAGTTCCGGGACGAGGTACGGCCGCGATTCGGCCTCATGCGCGGCCGCGAGTTCATCATGAAGGACGCGTACTCGTTCCACACCGACGTGGAGGACGCGCAGCGGGAGTACCGCGTCATGTACGACGCCTACACGCGCATCTTCGAGCGCTGCGGGCTGACGTTCCGCGCCGTCGAGGCGGGCAGCGGCGCGATCGGCGGCTCGCAGACGCACGAGTTCCAGGTGCTGGCCGAGTCGGGCGAGGACGCCATCGTCTCCTGCGAGCAGTGCGGCTACGCCGCCAACGTCGAGAAGGCCGAGGTGCGGCCGCTGCCGCCGCCCGCCGCCGCCGGCGGCGCGCGCGAGCAGGTCGCCACCCCGGGCAAGCGCACCGTCGCCGAGGTCAGCGCCTTTCTCGACGTTCCGGCCGAGCGCTTCGTGAAGACGCTGATCTACGTCGCACCCGACGGCGCCACGGTCGCAGCGCTCGTGCGCGGCGACCACGAGGTGTCGGAGACCAAGCTCGGCGCCGTCCTCGGCGGGACGTTCGCGCTCGCCGACGAGGAGACCGTCCGCCGCGTCACCGGCGCCGCGGTCGGCTTCGCCGGGCCGGTCGGCCTGCGCACGGGCACGATCGTCGCCGACGCCTCGCTGCACGGCATGCGCGGCGCGGTCACCGGCGCCAACGCCGACGAGGCGCATTTCATCGGCGTCGAGCAGGCACGCGACTTTCCGTCCGTCATCTTCGCCGACCTGCGCCAGGCGCGCGCCGGCGACTCCTGTCCGCGCTGCGACGCCGGCGTCTACGCCGCGCATCGCGGCATCGAGGTCGGCCAGGTGTTCTACCTCGGCACGAAGTACTCGAAGGCCATGGGCGCGAGCTACCTCGACGCGAAGGGCGCCGAGCACGCGATCGAGATGGGCTGCTACGGCATCGGCATCACGCGCACGGTCGCGGCGGCCATCGAGCAGAACCACGACGCGGCCGGCATCGTCTGGCCGGCGGCGCTGGCGCCGTACGGTGCGCTCGTGGTGCCGGTGCAGGCGAGCGACGCGACGCTGCGCGAGGCGGCCGAGAGGATCGGCGCCGAGCTCGAGGCGGCCGGCGTCGACACGCTGCTCGACGACCGCGACGAGCGGCCGGGCGTCAAGTTCAAGGACGCCGACCTGATCGGCCTGCCCGTGCGGGTGACGGTCGGAGCGCGATCGCTCCAGAAGGGATGCGTCGAGGTGAAGGCCCGCACGGCGAAGGAGGCGACCGAGGTGCCGGTGGGCGAGGCGGCGGCGCACGTCGCCGCGATGGTGGGACCCCGGTGA